The Styela clava chromosome 10, kaStyClav1.hap1.2, whole genome shotgun sequence genome window below encodes:
- the LOC120338194 gene encoding uncharacterized protein LOC120338194, whose translation MPKLTYKLLTADDYPDVLKLLKLCYAPNFALIQCLGNIDEDVNSYFALAKGFLKQENSFGAFNEDSEIVGVVVNVGPYLAQRSEFESNLKTKAGKAAYAGFTSAFVGGSIGDVSHILGTDKYWEMKMGTINPKYKGLGIMQGLGKYTYELARKKGIKKLIAYHTYNHTDESLKQIRGWYIVKRINLLDYTDAVSGKKIFAGLKPPHTSEVMMVRDVI comes from the coding sequence ATGCCTAAATTAACATATAAACTTCTCACTGCTGATGACTATCCTGATGTACTGAAACTGTTAAAGTTGTGTTATGCTCCAAATTTTGCCCTCATTCAATGTCTTGGGAATATTGATGAGGATGTGAATTCCTATTTCGCTTTGGCAAAAGGTTTTCTCAAGCAGGAAAATTCATTTGGAGCGTTCAATGAAGACAGTGAAATAGTTGGTGTTGTTGTTAATGTTGGTCCATATCTCGCACAGAGAAGCGAATTTGAGTCAAATCTCAAAACCAAAGCTGGAAAAGCTGCTTATGCAGGTTTCACATCAGCATTTGTAGGTGGTTCCATTGGTGACGTATCTCATATTCTTGGAACTGATAAATATTGGGAAATGAAAATGGGAACAATCAACCCCAAATATAAAGGATTGGGAATAATGCAAGGATTAGGTAAATACACTTATGAGCTTGCCCGGAAGAAAGGAATTAAAAAGCTGATAGCTTATCATACTTACAACCACACTGATGAGTCTTTGAAGCAAATACGAGGGTGGTATATAGTTAAACGTATAAATCTATTAGATTATACCGATGCGGTTTCTGGTAAGAAGATTTTTGCTGGGCTGAAACCTCCACACACATCTGAAGTGATGATGGTTCGTGATGTAATATAG